In Afipia sp. GAS231, a single window of DNA contains:
- the mmsB gene encoding multiple monosaccharide ABC transporter permease has product MKQDAAKNSGNNTNGAGVWTSNLRDYGLLGSLLVIMALFQYLTNGVLLAPVNITNLILQNSYIVIMALGMLLIIVGGNIDLSVGSIVGFVGAIAATMMVDYKIPWVPVVGISLVAGGLIGAAQGYFVAYARIPSFIVTLGGMLVFRGLTGNILLGQFVGPFPKDFQSISSGFIPDFVSAPLLALFGDALGANFRWTSMLIGLVGAALLIFTSARRWRRARAHTMETEPLALFIAKNAVFAILIVAFCYLLASYRGLPNVLIIMSALILLYMFVTQRMTIGRRIYALGGNRMAAQLSGIRTERLIFLTFVNMGALAGLAGLIVAARLNSATPSAGNSFELDVIAACFIGGASASGGVGKVMGVVIGAFVMGVMNNGMSILGIGIYWQYVVKGLVLLAAVYVDGYQKNKG; this is encoded by the coding sequence ATGAAACAGGACGCGGCCAAAAATTCCGGCAACAATACCAACGGCGCCGGCGTCTGGACCAGCAATTTGCGCGACTACGGCCTGCTCGGTTCATTGCTGGTGATCATGGCGCTGTTCCAATATCTGACCAACGGTGTGCTGCTGGCGCCGGTCAACATCACCAACCTGATTCTGCAGAACAGCTATATCGTGATCATGGCGCTCGGCATGCTCTTGATCATCGTCGGCGGCAACATTGACCTGTCGGTCGGTTCGATCGTCGGCTTTGTCGGCGCCATCGCCGCGACCATGATGGTCGATTACAAGATCCCGTGGGTTCCGGTGGTCGGCATTTCGCTGGTGGCCGGCGGCCTGATCGGCGCGGCGCAGGGCTATTTCGTTGCCTACGCCAGAATTCCGTCCTTCATCGTGACGCTCGGCGGCATGCTGGTGTTTCGCGGGCTCACCGGCAACATCCTGCTCGGCCAGTTCGTCGGTCCGTTCCCGAAGGATTTCCAGAGCATCAGCTCCGGCTTCATCCCTGATTTCGTCAGCGCGCCGCTGCTGGCGCTGTTCGGCGACGCCTTGGGCGCCAACTTCCGCTGGACCTCGATGCTGATCGGCCTCGTCGGCGCCGCCTTGCTGATCTTCACCAGCGCGCGCCGCTGGCGCCGGGCCAGGGCGCATACGATGGAGACCGAACCGCTGGCGCTGTTCATCGCCAAGAACGCCGTGTTCGCCATTCTCATCGTTGCATTTTGCTATCTGCTGGCCTCCTATCGCGGCCTGCCCAATGTGCTGATCATCATGAGCGCGCTGATCCTGCTTTATATGTTCGTGACGCAGCGCATGACGATCGGACGCCGCATCTATGCGCTCGGCGGCAACCGGATGGCGGCGCAGCTCTCCGGCATCCGGACCGAGCGGCTGATCTTCCTGACCTTCGTCAATATGGGCGCGCTGGCCGGCCTTGCCGGGTTGATCGTCGCGGCACGATTGAACTCGGCAACGCCGAGCGCCGGCAATTCCTTCGAACTCGACGTCATCGCGGCCTGCTTCATCGGCGGCGCCTCCGCTTCCGGCGGCGTCGGCAAGGTGATGGGGGTCGTGATCGGCGCCTTCGTCATGGGCGTGATGAACAACGGCATGTCGATCCTCGGCATCGGGATCTACTGGCAATACGTCGTCAAGGGACTGGTGCTGCTGGCGGCGGTCTATGTCGACGGCTACCAGAAGAACAAGGGATAG
- the chvE gene encoding multiple monosaccharide ABC transporter substrate-binding protein, translated as MLNVKTVAVAVTLGLATLAGPAEAQDKGTIGIAMPTKSSARWIADGDNIVRVLQAKGYKTDLQYADNDIPNQLAQIENMITKKEKALVIAAIDGTTLSDALQRAADAGTKVISYDRLIRGSANVDYYATFDNFQVGVLQAASIEKGLGLKEGKGPFNIELFGGSPDDNNAFFFYDGAMSVLKPYIDGGKLVVQSKQVGMDKVSTLRWEASVAQARMENLLSAFYTSKHVDAVLSPYDGLSIGIIAALRGVGYGSKEMPMPVISGQDAEVPSVKSIVNHEQYSTIFKDTRDLAKIAAGMVDAVLSGGQPEINDTKTYNNGVKVVPSYLLKPVAVDLDNWKTALIDTGYYKDDQFK; from the coding sequence ATGCTGAATGTCAAAACAGTCGCCGTTGCCGTCACGCTCGGATTGGCCACGCTGGCCGGCCCGGCAGAGGCGCAAGACAAAGGCACCATCGGGATCGCGATGCCGACCAAATCGTCGGCGCGCTGGATTGCGGACGGCGACAACATCGTCAGGGTGTTGCAGGCCAAGGGCTACAAGACCGACCTGCAATATGCCGACAACGACATTCCCAACCAGCTCGCGCAGATCGAGAACATGATCACCAAGAAGGAGAAGGCGCTGGTGATCGCCGCGATCGACGGCACCACTTTGTCCGACGCGCTGCAGCGCGCGGCCGATGCCGGCACCAAAGTGATTTCCTACGACCGCCTGATTCGCGGTTCGGCCAATGTCGACTACTACGCCACCTTCGACAATTTCCAGGTCGGCGTGCTGCAGGCGGCCAGCATCGAAAAGGGACTTGGCTTGAAGGAGGGCAAGGGCCCGTTCAACATCGAGCTGTTCGGCGGCTCGCCCGACGACAACAACGCCTTCTTCTTCTACGACGGCGCGATGTCGGTGCTGAAACCCTATATCGACGGCGGCAAGCTCGTGGTGCAGAGCAAACAGGTCGGGATGGACAAGGTGTCGACCTTGCGCTGGGAAGCCTCCGTCGCCCAGGCCCGCATGGAAAACCTGCTCAGCGCGTTCTACACCTCTAAGCATGTCGACGCGGTGCTGTCGCCCTATGACGGGCTGAGCATCGGCATTATTGCAGCACTCAGGGGCGTCGGTTACGGTTCCAAGGAAATGCCGATGCCTGTGATCTCGGGCCAGGATGCCGAGGTGCCGTCGGTCAAATCCATCGTCAATCACGAGCAGTATTCGACGATCTTCAAGGACACCCGTGACCTTGCCAAGATTGCAGCCGGCATGGTCGACGCGGTGCTGTCCGGCGGCCAGCCGGAGATCAACGACACCAAGACCTATAACAACGGCGTCAAGGTGGTTCCGTCCTATCTGCTGAAGCCGGTGGCGGTCGATCTCGATAACTGGAAGACCGCACTGATCGACACCGGCTATTACAAGGATGACCAGTTCAAGTGA
- the mmsA gene encoding multiple monosaccharide ABC transporter ATP-binding protein: MTAILEMRGISKSFPGVKALRNVNLTVQAGEIHAICGENGAGKSTLMKVLSGVYPHGAYEGDIFYDGEKRQFATIADSERLGIIIIHQELAMVPLLSIAENIFLGHEPGTMGIIDWDEAFRRTRELLAKVGLNETPDTLITHLGVGKQQLVEIAKALAKKVRLLILDEPTASLNESDSEALLQLLKEFRSQGIASILISHKLNELAEVADSITVMRDGSTVETIDARSGPISEARIIKSMVGREMSERYPYREAKIGDTLFEIRNWRVEHPQHAGREVIKGVSLHVRRGEVVGIAGLMGAGRTELAMSVFGRAYGRNVTGQAFIQGREVDLGSIQKAVAGGLAYLTEDRKNLGLILGEDIKSNITLTNLAGVSRYGVIDDDRETGVAEKYRSKLNIRSSGILQKALTLSGGNQQKVVLGKWLFADPCVLILDEPTRGIDIGAKYEIYTIINDLAASGKGVIVISSEMPELLGICDRLYVMNEGRIIDEMPVFEASQEKIMAAIMRQHGTAP; this comes from the coding sequence ATGACCGCCATTCTGGAAATGCGAGGCATATCCAAGAGCTTTCCTGGCGTGAAAGCGCTGCGCAACGTCAATCTCACCGTTCAGGCCGGGGAAATTCACGCGATCTGCGGCGAGAACGGCGCCGGCAAATCGACGCTGATGAAGGTCCTCAGCGGCGTCTATCCACACGGCGCCTACGAGGGCGACATCTTCTATGACGGCGAGAAGCGGCAGTTCGCCACTATCGCCGACAGCGAACGGCTCGGCATCATCATCATCCACCAGGAGCTGGCGATGGTGCCGCTGCTGTCGATTGCGGAAAATATCTTTCTCGGCCACGAACCCGGAACGATGGGCATCATCGACTGGGACGAGGCCTTCCGCCGCACCCGCGAGCTGCTCGCCAAGGTCGGATTGAACGAAACGCCGGATACGCTGATCACCCATCTCGGCGTCGGCAAGCAGCAACTGGTCGAGATCGCCAAGGCGCTGGCCAAGAAAGTCCGCCTGCTGATCCTGGACGAACCGACCGCCAGCCTGAACGAAAGCGACAGCGAAGCGCTGCTCCAGTTGCTGAAGGAATTCAGGAGCCAGGGCATCGCCTCGATCCTGATTTCCCACAAACTCAACGAACTCGCCGAAGTCGCCGACTCCATCACCGTGATGCGCGACGGCTCTACGGTGGAGACCATCGACGCCCGCAGCGGCCCGATCAGCGAGGCACGCATCATCAAGAGCATGGTCGGCCGCGAAATGTCGGAACGCTATCCGTACCGCGAAGCAAAAATCGGCGACACGCTGTTCGAGATCAGGAACTGGCGCGTCGAGCATCCGCAGCATGCCGGCCGCGAAGTGATCAAGGGCGTCAGCCTTCATGTCAGGCGGGGCGAGGTCGTCGGCATCGCCGGCCTGATGGGCGCCGGGCGCACCGAACTGGCCATGAGCGTGTTCGGCCGCGCCTATGGCCGCAACGTCACCGGTCAGGCCTTCATACAGGGCCGCGAAGTCGATCTCGGTTCTATACAAAAGGCGGTCGCCGGCGGCCTTGCCTACCTGACGGAAGACCGCAAGAACCTCGGCCTGATCCTCGGCGAAGACATCAAGAGCAACATCACGCTCACCAATCTCGCCGGCGTCTCCCGCTACGGCGTCATCGATGACGACAGGGAAACCGGGGTTGCGGAAAAATATCGTTCCAAACTGAATATCCGCTCGTCCGGCATTTTGCAGAAGGCGCTGACGCTGTCGGGCGGCAATCAGCAGAAGGTGGTGCTCGGCAAGTGGCTGTTCGCCGATCCCTGCGTGCTGATTCTCGACGAACCGACCCGCGGCATCGATATCGGCGCCAAGTACGAGATCTACACCATCATCAACGACCTCGCGGCGTCAGGCAAAGGCGTGATCGTGATTTCGTCGGAAATGCCCGAACTGCTCGGCATCTGCGACCGCCTCTATGTCATGAACGAAGGCCGCATCATCGATGAGATGCCGGTCTTCGAGGCCAGCCAGGAAAAAATCATGGCCGCGATCATGCGACAACACGGGACCGCGCCATGA
- a CDS encoding FAD-dependent oxidoreductase — translation MSAAVTAGHHGLNVLIVEKEPRFGGTTARSGGWLWIPGTSLARDWGIAESPDQARTYLRHEAGNSFDAARVDAFLTKGPEAVDFFTAKTALRFDMPLTFPDYHAEAPGGAQGGRSMVTRPFDGHELGPKLKDIGSPLPELTVFGMMLGSGKEIIHFMRATKSPVSAWYVAKRLSRHALDVMRYGRGMTLTNGNALAGRLAKSAFDLNIPLWLSSPVRELIVEDGAVRGAIIERDGKRVRVTAKRGVVLACGGFPHDVERRKAMFPHAPDGTEHFSPGPAGNTGDGLRLAEAVGGHVEDSLPNAAAWVPVSVTTRKDGSKGVMPHFIDRAKPGVIAVTRDGVRFANEGNSYHDFVQEMMKAAKPGEEIAAFLLCDHRALRKYGLGCVPPFPMPLGHHLSTGYLKRGETLAELAANVGIDAKGLEATVAAFNETAAGGQDPAFGKGSRAYNRYQGDALHGPNPCIAPIKDGPFYAIKMVIGDLGTYAGIRTDENARALDGNGQPIAGLYAAGNDMASIMGGNYPGAGITLGPALTFGYIAGRHIAGRRPPEDAMLPQ, via the coding sequence ATGTCGGCGGCAGTGACCGCGGGGCATCACGGCCTCAACGTGCTGATCGTGGAGAAGGAGCCGCGCTTCGGCGGCACCACCGCGCGCTCCGGCGGCTGGCTCTGGATTCCCGGCACCTCGCTGGCGCGCGACTGGGGCATTGCCGAAAGCCCGGACCAGGCGCGGACCTATCTGCGCCATGAGGCCGGCAACAGCTTTGACGCCGCGCGCGTCGACGCGTTTCTGACCAAAGGCCCCGAGGCGGTGGATTTCTTCACAGCCAAGACCGCGCTGCGCTTCGACATGCCGCTGACCTTTCCGGATTACCACGCCGAAGCGCCCGGCGGCGCGCAGGGCGGCCGCTCGATGGTGACTCGGCCGTTCGACGGCCACGAGCTTGGCCCCAAGCTCAAGGATATCGGCAGCCCCCTGCCCGAGCTCACCGTGTTCGGCATGATGCTGGGCTCCGGCAAGGAGATCATCCATTTTATGCGCGCGACCAAGTCGCCCGTGTCAGCCTGGTACGTCGCCAAGCGCCTGAGCCGTCATGCGCTGGACGTGATGCGCTACGGCCGCGGCATGACGCTGACCAATGGCAACGCGCTGGCCGGGCGGCTGGCGAAATCGGCGTTCGACCTCAACATTCCCCTGTGGCTGTCGTCGCCGGTGCGCGAATTGATCGTCGAGGACGGCGCGGTGCGCGGCGCCATCATCGAACGCGACGGCAAACGCGTGCGCGTCACCGCCAAACGCGGCGTCGTGCTGGCCTGCGGCGGCTTTCCGCATGATGTCGAAAGGCGCAAGGCGATGTTCCCGCACGCGCCTGATGGCACCGAGCATTTCTCGCCGGGACCGGCCGGCAACACCGGCGATGGCTTGCGATTGGCGGAAGCCGTCGGCGGCCACGTCGAGGATAGCTTGCCGAATGCCGCGGCCTGGGTGCCGGTGTCGGTCACCACGCGCAAGGATGGCAGTAAGGGCGTGATGCCGCATTTCATCGACCGCGCCAAACCCGGCGTCATCGCGGTGACGCGTGACGGCGTGCGCTTTGCCAACGAAGGCAACTCCTACCACGACTTCGTGCAGGAGATGATGAAGGCGGCGAAACCCGGCGAGGAGATTGCGGCATTCCTGTTGTGCGATCATCGCGCGCTTCGAAAGTACGGCCTCGGCTGCGTGCCGCCATTCCCGATGCCGCTCGGGCACCACCTCTCAACCGGCTATCTCAAGCGCGGCGAAACGCTGGCCGAACTCGCTGCCAACGTTGGCATCGATGCCAAGGGATTGGAAGCGACGGTCGCCGCCTTCAACGAGACCGCCGCCGGCGGGCAGGATCCCGCCTTCGGCAAGGGATCGCGCGCCTATAACCGCTATCAGGGCGATGCGCTGCATGGGCCGAACCCCTGCATCGCGCCGATCAAGGACGGGCCGTTCTACGCCATCAAGATGGTGATCGGCGATCTCGGCACCTATGCCGGCATCAGGACCGATGAGAACGCGCGCGCTCTCGATGGCAACGGCCAGCCGATCGCAGGCCTCTATGCGGCCGGCAACGACATGGCCAGCATCATGGGCGGTAACTATCCCGGCGCCGGCATCACGCTCGGCCCGGCGCTGACATTCGGCTACATCGCGGGCCGGCATATCGCGGGTCGACGCCCGCCCGAAGATGCTATGCTGCCGCAATGA